TCGCCGCGCTGCTGGTCGCCCTGCACTCCGTTTTCAGCCAGTTATCCGCGCCCAGGGTCTATGACGCGGACGACACCGAGATCACCGTCTCCGCCGGCGACCGCTTCAGCGTGCGGGTCCCCGACGATCCCGCCGGCGGCTACCGCTGGATCATCGCCGAGCCCCGCCCCGACCCGGCCGTCCTGAGGGCCGCCGGTACGCACGGGGGCTCCGGCGGCCCGCCCCCGGCCGCCCCGGGCCGCTACCTCGCCTTCGAGGCCGTCCGTCCGGGCCGTACGGACTTACGGCTGCTGCGCTGCCGGCGCTGCGGCACCGGCGCCGCCGACGAGAAGGGCGCCCGCAGCCTCAACTTCCGTGTCACGGTCGGCTGATCCGTTGTCACCGTCGGCCGATCCGTCGCCACTGTGTGCTGCCCCGTTCGGACCGCCAGGCGTTGCGCACGGACCTGACAGATGGCAGGCAGCGCCCGCGGCCCCTGGTTAGCATGAGGAAGCGGAACAGCCGGAGCACAGGCCCACGGCCGTGCACGCCGCCCACGACAGGAGCTGAGCGATCCCCATGAGTGAACGGAGCGCACTGCGGTCGCGGCTGGAGGTGCTCGTTCGGGAACTGGCGAAGTTCGGCGCGGTCGGCGGCGCGGGGGTCGTCGTCAACTTCGTGGTGTTCAACCTCGTGCGGCAGCTGACCGAGGTCCCCGTCGTCCGGGCCAGCATCATCGCGACCGTCGTGGCGACCGGCACCAACTACCTCGGCTACCGCTACTTCACCTACCGTGACCGCGACAAACAGGGCCGGACGAAGGAGCTCACGCTCTTCCTGCTGTTCAGCGCGGTCGGCCTGGTGATCGAGAACGGTCTGCTCTACGTCGCGACGTACGGGTTCCACTGGGACAGCCCGCTGCAGAGCAATGTCTTCAAGTTCCTCGGCATCGGCTTCGCCACGCTCTTCCGCTTCTGGTCCTACCGCACCTGGGTCTTCCGCGCCCTGCCCGCGCGGGAGGCCGTGGAGAGGGCCGAGTCCTTCCTCGCCGACGGCTCACCACGCCCGCACAGCGCCTCCCGGAAGTAGCCCCGGGGCCCGCCCGCGGCCTCACTCCTCGACCGGCTCCGCCTCACGTGCCAGGAACAGCGCGAAGACCGGCGGATGCTGCTGGAGCAGTTCCAGCCGTCCGCCGTCCGCCTCCGCCAGATCCCGTGCGACGGCCAGCCCGAGCCCGGTGGAGTTCCGGCCGGAGACCGTGCGCTCGAAGACCCGCGAGCCGAGGTCCGGCGGCACCCCGGGCCCGGCGTCGGTGACCTCGACGACCGCCTGGTTGCCGGTGACGCGGGTACGCAGCGCGACCGTCCCGTCGCCGTGCATCAGCGAGTTCTCGATCAGGGTGGCCAGTACCTGGGCGACCGCGCCCGGTGTGCCGACGGCCCGCAGTCCCTTCTTGCCGGAGCGCACGATGGCCCGCCCCGCACTGCGGTAGGCCGGCCGCCACTCCTCGATCTGCTGCTTGACCACCTCGTCCAGGTCGAAGGCGACCGCGGAGCCGCTGCGCGGGTCCCGGGAATTGGTCAGCAGCCGCTGCACGACGTCCGTCAGCCGCTCCACCTGCGCCAGCGCGATGGTGGCCTCTTCCTTCACGGTGTCCGGGTCGTCGGTGACGGTGATCTCCTCCAGCCGCATGGAGAGCGCCGTCAGCGGTGTCCGCAGCTGGTGCGAGGCGTCCGCGGCCAGCCGCCGCTCGGCGGTCAGCATCCGCGCGATCCGCTCGGCGCTGGCGTCCAGCACATCGGCGACCCGGTCCAGCTCCTGGACGCCGTAGCGGCGGTGGCGCGGGCGGGGGTCGCCGGAGCCGAGCCGTTCGGCGGTCTCCGCGAGGTCGGTGAGCGGCGCGGTCAGCCGGCGGCCCTGGCGGACGGCCAGGATGACGGCCGCAATGATCGCCAGCAGCGCCACGGCCAGGATGACCAGCAGCGTCCGGCCGATCTCCGCGCTGACCATGGAGCGGGAGGCCTGGACCGTGACCGACTCACCGCGGTCCCCGCTCACCTGCGACTGGATGACATCGCCCGAGGGCCGCGTCCCGATCTCGATCGGCGCCTTGCCCGGCACCTTGATCTTCGCGTACCGCTTGGCGGTGATCTGCTCGGAGAGGATGTCCGGGGTGATCTTCTCGCCGCTGCCCAGCCGGCTCTCCACTATCCCGACCAGCCGGACCGCCTCGGACGCCACGCTCTCCTGGGCGCCGGCCTGGATGGTGCGGGTCTCGACGATGACGAGCGAGACACCGAAGACGGCGATCACGACGAGCACCACGGCGAGCGTGGAGTTGATCAGGCGGCGGCGCACGGGCCCCTAGCTCTTCTCGAAGCGGAAGCCGACTCCGCGGACGGTGGCGATGTAACGGGGGTTGGCGGCGTCGTCCCCGAGCTTCTTGCGCAGCCAGGAGATGTGCATGTCGAGCGTCTTCGTGGAGGACCACCAGGTGGTGTCCCAGACCTCGCGCATCAGCTGGTCGCGGGTGACGACCCGTCCCGCGTCCCGCACCAGGACCCGCAGCAGGTCGAACTCCTTCGCCGTGAGCTGCAGTTCCTCGTCACCCATCCACGCACGGTGCGACTCGACGTCGATCCGTACGCCGTGGGTGGCGGGCGGCTGCTGGGGCTCGGCGGTGGAGCCGCGGCGCAGCAGGGCCCGTACCCGGGCGAGGAGTTCGGCGAGGCGGAAGGGCTTGGTGACGTAGTCGTCGGCGCCGGCGTCCAGGCCGACGACGGTGTCCACCTCGTCGGCGCGGGCGGTCAGCACCAGGATGGGGAAGGAATGGCCTTCGTTGCGCAGCCGGCGGGCGACCTCCAGGCCGTCCATGCCGGGCAGCCCCAGGTCCAGGACGACGAGGTCGATATTGCCCTGGATACCGGCGTCGAGCGCCGTCGGGCCGTCCTCGCGCACCTCGACTTCGTAACCCTCGCGGCGCAGTGCGCGGGCGAGCGGCTCCGAGATGGACGCGTCATCCTCGGCGAGCAGTACACGGGTCATGGCCCGATGGTAGTCCGATGTCCGTGGACCGAGGGGCGGACCAGCGCGGATGGCCGAGGACGGACCGTTCCTGCAGCGTGAGCCGGGCACGCCCCGGGCGCGCGCGGGGGCGCGTGGTACCCGCAGGGGCGCTCACAGTTCCCCGTGCCGGTGTGAGCGTTGTCTCACGCAGCCCAACAGCGCTGCCACCGGACGTATGGTGGCAGGACGTCCATCGCTCAACCACCGGGACCTTTGACTCTCCGCTGACGTCAACGGTCCCTCGTTGTGTACCGGGCTGGAACCGCCAGCCCTGAAGGACAGTGATCGACCTGTCGACCGGGTCCGCCGCGCTAGCTAGACGGGGGGCGTGGAATCCGGAGTACGACCGTCCTGACGGCCCCTCGCGGGGGTGCCGAACCTCCCGGACGTGGGGGCGGGCGGGGCTACGCCGGTGCCGGTCATCCCCCCACCCGGGCGCGTATCGGCCAGCGAACGCGTCCCGTAGCAGCAAGGAAGCATCCATGGCGTCCAGCCTGACGAAGGACGCGGCCCAGCAGGAGAACCCTGCGAACGGCGGCAAGACCTTCTTCGGCCACCCCCGCGGCCTGGCCACGCTCTTCATGACCGAGATGTGGGAGCGCTACAGCTTCTACGGCATGAAGGCGCTCCTCCCGCTGTATCTGATCGCGCCCGGCGGCATGCACATGCAGGCCACCACGGCCACGGCGATCTATTCGGTGTACATGGCGATGGTCTACCTGCTCGCCATGCCGGGCGGCTGGGTGGCCGACCGCTTCTGGGGACCGCGCAAGACGGTTGCCATCGGCGCCCTCGTCGTCATCGCGGGCCACATCACGCTCGCCCTGCCCTCCGCGGCGTCCTTCTTCGCGGGTCTCGTGCTGGTCGCGATCGGCTCCGGCCTGCTGAAGGCGAACATCTCCACGATGGTCGGCCACCTCTATGACGGCCCGCAAGACCCGCGCCGTGACGGTGGCTTCACGCTCTTCTACATCGGCATCAACATCGGCGCCCTCCTGGCCCCGCTGTCCATCGGTACCGTCGGCGAGAGCGTCAACTGGCACCTCGGCTTCACGCTCGCCGCCGTCGGCATGGCGCTCGGCCTCGCCCAGTTCCTGCTCGGCACCCGCCACTTGAGCCCGGAGAGCAGCGTCGTCGCCCAGCCCGCGACCGACCAGGAGAAGGCGTCCGTGCTGCGCAAGGGCCTGATCTGGCTGGCCGTCGCGGCCGTCTTCTACACCCTGCTCGGGGTGACCGGGAACTTCGCCGACTGGGCGCTGATGCCGATCACCATCGCCGGTCTGGTCATCCCGATCGCGGTCCTGGTCCGGATGAAGCGCGACAAGGAGCTCACGGAGCTGGAGCAGTCCAAGCTCTCGGGCTACATCTGGTTCTTCGCGGTCGCCGCCGTCTTCTGGATGATCTACGACCAGAACGGCTCCACCCTGTCGATCTTCGGCGAGAACTCCACGACGAACGACCTGCTGGGATTCCACTTCCCGACGTCCTGGTACCAGTCGCTGAACCCGCTCTTCATCATGGCGCTCGCCCCGGTGGTCGCGTCGGCGTGGCTGTGGCTGAACAAGCGGGACAAGGAGCCCAGCACCGCCGTCAAGTTCGCCTCCAGCCTCGCGCTGATCGGCATCTCGTTCGCGGTCTTCCTCATCCCGCTGATCGACACCGCTGCCCATGGCGGCAAGGTCAGCCCGATGTGGCTGGTGGCGATCTACTTCATCCAGACCGTCAGTGAGCTGTGCCTCTCCCCGGTCGGACTGTCGGTCACCACCAAGATGGCGCCCGCCAAGTACACCTCCCAGATGATGGGTGTCTGGTTCCTCGCGGTCACCGCAGGTGACTCGGTGTCAGGTCTGCTGACGTCGCCGCAGCTGAACGTCAATCTGAACACCGCCGCCTCGGTCGCCGTGGAGGCCGTGTTCGCCGTCATCGCCGGCCTCGGCATCTGGACGTCCCGCAAGCGGATCAAGGAGCTGATGGGCAGCGTCAACTGACGCCTGCCGGCCCGGCCCCGGACAGCGGAAGGGGGCGTCGCACCGGCGGTGCGACGCCCCCTTCGTGCGTCCCCGGGGACGTATCCCGCCTATGCGTCGGGGACGTGCCGCGTCAGCGGACCCGTGCCCGGTGCCGGGGCAGGAAGGTGAAGACCGCCCCGCCCAGCAGGATGACCGTCCCGGCGAGGATGCCGAGCGCGGTCAGCGCACCGTGGTCGCTCGCGCCGGTCTCGGCGAGGCCGCCGCTGCTGCCGCTGCCGCCCGAGACACTGGCCGGCCCCGCCGCACCGCCACCGGAGGCCGCCCCGCCCGTGGTGCCGCCGGACGTGCCGCCCTGCTGTGCCGAGGTGTCCAGGGCGAGCGAGACTCCCGGGTCCTTCTCCGGGGTGCAGGTGGTGGTCGTCCCGAGGGCGTTGACGGTGAGCACGCCCGGGGTGAGCGTGGCCTTGCCGGTGGCGCCCGGCTTGTAGGTGCCCTTCAGATCGGGGATCGCTATCGGCTGCCCCGCCTTGATCGGACCGGCGTTCGCCGGCCCCTCGGCCTTCACCGCTCCCTTGTCCGCGCCACCGACCTTGACGTCCATCGACGGCTTGACCGAGCCCTTGGGGATGTCCGCCGGGCTGTCCATGACGGACTTGCTGAACTTCACCGTCAGGTCGTAACCGCCGGCCTTCTTCACCGCGTTGATCTGGACCGGCGAGGTCGCCTTCTTGTCCCCGATGGGCGTCTTGCAGGCGTACGGGACCAGTACTTCCTTGCCCTTGTACGCGGTGCCGTCGGGGTCGCCGCCGGAGCCTCCGGTGGTGGCACCGCCGTCGGTGCCGCCGGTGGTGGCGCCCGTAGTGGCACCGCCGGTGGTCCCGCCGGTCGTGCCCGTCGTGGTCCCGCCCGAGGTGGTCCCGGAAGTGGTGCCGCTCGTGGTGCCGGTGGTCGTACCCGTGGTGGTGCCGCTCGTGGTCCCACTGGTCGTGCCGGTGGTCGTGCCGCTCGTGGTGCCGCCGGAACCGGCCCCGCCGTCGGTCACCTTGATGGTGACCGCGGGCTTCACCGTCTCCTTGGGCGAGCACTTGGTGTCCGTCGAGATCGGCTTGTTGACGTTGATGTTGTAGAAGCCGGGCGTCAGCGTGACCTCACCCGGCTTCGACAGCTTCAGCTTGCCCTTCATGTCGGACAGCTTCATCGGACTGCCCTTGGGGATCGGCGGGTTCTGCCGCGGCCCCTGCACGGCCAGATCGCCGGTCTGCGCCCCGGCCACCTTGACCGTGCCGGTCGGCTGGACGGTGTTCTCCCCCAGGTCGAGGATGTCGGGGTTCTTCGAGGCCCCCTCCACGGTCTTCCAGACCACCTCGATCTCGTCGCCCACCTTGGCCGTCTCCGGCGCGCTGACCGCCACCTTCGTGGTGCCCTCGACCGGCGGCAGCCCCGATATCGGCGGCGGCAGACACTCCGTCTTGTACGACACCTCTGCGGCCTGGGCGGTCCCGGCCGCTGCCATGATGCCCGCACCCGCGAGCACCAGCGCGGCCACCGAGGCCACCGCGGCTCTCCTCCGTTGCCTCATCACGCTGAACCTTTCGACGTCGGTCGTTCGGTTGATGTGGTGGACGGTGCGGTGTCCTGGGTGAACCACGGCAGCGCGGCACGGCCCCCCGGTGTACCGGGGCCGGCCGTGGAGCCCTCGCGCGCGGTCCGGTTCCTGATGCGTGGTCCGATGCCGGCCGCGCGTGTGCGTCCGGGCGCCGGCGTACGTCCGGGCGAGGGCGTACGCCCCGCGCCGTGCCTGCGGGTGCCGCCCGACCGGCGCGGGCGGACCCGGTCCACGAGGGCCATCCCGATGCGGAACGCCGCCGTCGGGACCACCACGCAGAGCAGCACCCAGAAGAGCGTCACGCCCCATGGCCTGCCGACTCCCCAGGGCTGCTCGGCCAGCACCTTGCCGCCGTATTCGAGCGAGACCAGATAGTCCCCGTGCGCGCCGGCCGGCAGCTCGACCGGCAGCGTGACCTCGGCCTTCTTCCCGGCGGGTACGGTCCCCCGCCACTGCTGCTCCTCCCACTCCGTCGCGAAGATCCCGTGTGAGGTGCCGACCCGGAAGACGGGGTCCTTGGCCGGTGCCGAGCCGAGATTGCCGACGGTGAGGGTCAGCTGACGCCGTGCGGGGGCGCCGAACCAGGTCAGCAGGCCGCTGCTGCCCGCCAGCCGCGGCTGGGCGAGCACGGTCAGCCGGCCGCCGGTGCGCTCCGTGGGCAGCGGCGCCACCGGGTGGCCCGCCACCGTGAAGGCGGCCTCCGCAGCGGCCGCCTCACCGGTCACGGTCGCCGCATGCACCACACAAGGGCAGGGTTTGGGCGGCTCGGCGACCGGGAGGAGCCTGCGGAACGCGCCATGGGCGTCGGTGGTGACCGCCCGTCCGTCGCCGTTGGCACACGAATTGGTACCGCCGATCATGTTCTGCCCGCAGATCAGCAGCGTGAGCAGCGCCTTGGGCCGCCAGCCACGGCCGGTCACGGTGAGCGAGCCGCCCTTGCCGGCTTCCTTCCGGGAGAGGTGGACGGTGGGATGCCCCTCCCCCGCGGCGTACGGGGCCGCGGGCGCGGCGGCTGCCGGGAGCGGAGCCGCCGCGAGTGCCAGGCAGAGGAGGAACAGGGCCACCGCCCCCTGTCGTACGGGGAGCGTGGTGCGTGCGGCGCGTACGGTGCGGGTTGCCGGGCCGGTGCAAAACCGCCCGGTGCCGCCGGTCACGACCGCGCTCCTGGTCCGGTACCCGCCAACTGCCCCGCCGCGTCCGCCCGGCCGCCGCCGGGCGGTGGCACCTCACCGGCCGTCCCCCTCGCGGTCCCGGCGCCTTCTGCCCCACGCGCGCCCGGCACCTCACTCGCGCCCCGTGCCCGACGCCGCCGGCGTACGACGACCGGTCCGCCCACGCCGGCCGCCAGAAGGAGCATCCCTCCCGCCACCGCACCCCAGGGGGCCGTGGTGTACGTGGCAGTGACGGACCCGTGGGCGCCGCCGCCCGCTGTCGCCGTGAGCCGGAGATCCACCGCGTCCAGGCGGGGCGGATCGGCCCACGTCTCCGTCAGATCGACACCCTGGCCGGGCCGCAGCGTGGTCGGCAGGGCGCGGGGGGCCCGCCGCAACACGGGGCCGAAGAGCCCGTCGGCGCGGACCGCAAGGCGCGGCGCGAGCACCGTGTTGCCGCGGTTGACCAGCGTGTACCGGATGAGCGCCGCACGGCCCCGGCGGCGCACCGACACCTTCTCGACGGTCAGCGCGGACAACGGCCGCCCGGTCACCCGCAGATGGACCGGTACGGCGTCCCGCCCGTCCGCGCCGCTCCCCCGGCCGCGGGTGGCGAGCAGCGAGCCGGAGCGCTCACCCGGGGCGGCATCGCGCGGCACGGTCACCGTGAACGGCACACTCGCCCGGGTGTGCGGCGGAACCTTCACCTCCGTCGAGGCGAGGGCGAGCCACGCGCCGGGCGTGGAGCCGCGCAGCCGTACGGTGACGGTGCGGCCGGTGGGGTTGCTCAGGGACAGCCGGTCGCTCATGACGGTGCCCGGCGCGCCCTCCAGGTAGAAGTACGGGCGGTCCGCTGTGCCGGGCGCGGCGCCGTCACCGGGCGCGGGCGCCGCGGACCAGCCCGGTGGCGCGGCGGCCGGCCGGGCCGCGGCCGCCGTGGAGCACAGCAGCACGGCGGCGGTCGCGAGGACCACACCGCTGACCGCTGTGCGGGTACGGAAGGGCATCGGCGGCTCCTGCTGCAAGGGGGGCGCCCCGTGCCGGCCGGGCAGGGGGCGGGCGGAGAACGACGGTGCACCACGCGGGTCCTGACGCCCCACGCGGCGCGTCACACCCGCTGGTGACGGCGGGTCAGCCAGAGCGCGCCGGCCGCACCGGCCAGCAGCACGGTGCCGCCGAGGGTGCCCAGCGCGAGAGCGGAGTCCGCGGGTCCGGTCTGCGGCAGCTGCCCGCCCGAGGATCCGCCGCCGGCCGCGGCAGCGCCGGTGCTTCCCGAGGCGTCGCCCGAGCTGCCGGTCCCCTTCACGTCCAGGGTCAGCGAGGGCTTGGGGTGGTTGGCGGGTGTGCACGTGGTGGTGGTGCCCAGCGCCTTGATGGTGAGCGTGGAGGCGGTGAAGGTCACCTTGCCGCTGCCCCTGGGGGTGTACGTACCGCTCAAGTCACTGATCTTGATGGGGGTGTTGGCGGGGATGGCCTGGTCGTTGGGCGGCCCGGCGACCGGCACCGTACCGCTCTCCGCACCGCCCAGCGTGATCAGCGCGCTCGGCTTCATGGCGCCCTTGCCCAGCTCGACGGGGCTGGAGGAGACGCCCTTGCGGAAGGACATGACGAGCTTGTACGCGCCGCCGCCGGGCGTGCTCGTGATGTCGATGGGCGAGACCGCGCCCTTGCTGCCGATCGGCGTTTTGCACTGGTAGTTGACGTCAACGACCTCGGCGTGGGCAGCCGGTGCGGTGAGCATCACCGCGGACCCCGCCGCCATCGCCACGGCCGCGGCGAGACCGGCCGCCCGGCCCGGGCGCCTGCCGTGCTGTTCGTAGAAGCGGGCCACCTCGGATTCCCCTTCTCCCGGTGAGCGCACCGCCGGACGTTACTGACGGCACATCAGATTGGCCGCTCAAGGTACGCCGGGGACCTTGCCGAGGGAAGGCAATGCACAGCCCCGATCGCCCCGGGGGCCGCGCGGCCGGGAAATCCGTCCTCGGCAAACCCTTAGGACACGACAAAGCGCGGGCCCTCGGGCCCGCGCTCAGTTCTCCTCTTCCCCGGCGGTGTCCGCCCGCCCTTCAGGACGGCGCGGCGAGCTCCGCCCAGACGGTCTTGCCCGTGCCGTCGGCGTTGCGCACCACGCCCCAGTCCAGGCACAGGCGCTGCACGATGAACATGCCGTGACCGCCGGGACGGCCCGGACGGTGCGGGCTGCGCGGCGCCGGCGAGCCCGCGCCGAGGTCACTGACCTCCAGGCGCAGCACTTTGCCGGTGCTGCGCAACCGCAGCTCCTCGGGCCCTTCGGCGTGCAGACAGGCGTTGGTGACCAGTTCCGAGACGACGAGCAGCACATCCTCGGCCGCGGCACGCCGGTCGGCGCTCGCGGCCGGCAGCCAGCCCCAGTCGTGCAGCGCCTGCCGGGCGAAGTCGCGGCCACGCGCCACGGCCCCTCGGGTGCCTGCCAGGCGCAGCCGGCGGATCTGCCCCACCGGGGTGGCGGCAGCCGGGGCGGCGGAAGCACCCGCACTGCCCGGCTCCGGGCCGAGATCGCCCGGCGGATACGGCCGGGTGGTGCTCATCAGCGCTTCACCTCACCGATTCGCCTGTTCACGGAAAACAGATACTGACTGATTCAACGGATTCAGATGTCTCCTGCCCGACCGGACCGTGAGAACACCCACTTCTTGGGTACGGAAGTTGTGACACGGACTACGTGCCCGGAATGCAACGTTCCGGACACCGTCGCCATGTCAGTCGGCCAGGGCCGCGTCGAGGGAGTCGTGCACCGTGAAAACCGCCTCAGCGCCGGTGATCTCGAAGACCCGGGCGACTACCGGCTGCATTCCGGCCAAGTGGACTCCGCCCCCCTCGGCTTCCGCCTTCAGGCGGGCGCCGAGCAACACATTGAGACCGGTGGAGTCCATGAACTCAAGGGGTGAGCAGTCCACCACCAGGCGTGCGTATCCGTCGTCCACACAGCCGTCAAGTGACTCACGCAACAGATCTGCGGTGTGGTGATCGAGCTCACCCGAAACCGTCACGACCGCGCTGGCGCCGTGATGGCGGATCTCGACATGAAGCCGGCCCCGGCTTGCACTGCCGACCGTCCCGCGGTCCATGCGCGCGCACCTCTCCTGCTGTCTAGACGACTGTTTGCTTACCTACTGCGCTCGTGCGAACCCTACGCCTTCCCGACGCCTCTCGGTAGCCGAACAATCCGCGTATTGCCCAATATATGGACAACGCGTACTTGCCATCTTCAGGCAAACCCAGGTAGGCGTAGAAGCACACATCCGAAACGGCCGGCTTTGGAGGCGCCGCACACCGCAGCTTCGCGTAGAGGCATCGGCAGCCATATGCCGAGAACGATGGAGGAGACCATGTCACCCCGGCTCGACGAATTGCGCACCGAAGACCACCGGCAGCCCGCATCGTCGACACCCCCGTCCGACCCGACCGAGCAGATCCCTTCCCAGTTGCTCCCCGCCGAATCCGATCTGGCGGGATTGACTGAGATCGAGGGACTGCCCGAGATCCCGCCGTTCGACGAGGTGGGCCCGGTGGACGCGAGGGCTCTGTCCAAGACCCTCTTCGAGCGTCTCGAGACGCTCGAGGAAGGCACCCACGAATTCGCGTACGTCCGCAACACCCTGGTCGAGCTCAACCTCGCGCTGGTGAAGTTCGCGGCCTCCCGGTTCCGCTCCCGCAGCGAGCCCATGGAGGACATCGTCCAGGTCGGCACCATCGGCCTGATCAAGGCGATCGACCGCTTCGAGATCAGCCGCGGCGTCGAGTTCCCGACGTTCGCCATGCCGACCATCGTCGGTGAGATCAAGCGCTTCTTCCGTGACACCAGCTGGTCGGTGCGGGTACCGCGGCGTCTGCAGGAGCTGCGTCTGGACCTCGCCAAGGCGGGCGACGAACTGGCGCAGAAGCTGGACCGCGCCCCCACGGTGCACGAACTCGCCGCACGCCTCGACATCAGCCGTGACGAGGTCGTGGAGGGCATGGCCGCGAGCAACGCGTACACCGCGAGCTCGCTGGACGCCCAGCCCGAGGAGGACGACAGCGAGGGCGCGCTGGCGGACCGCATCGGCTACGAGGACCACGGGCTCGAGGGCATCGAGTACGTCGAATCCCTCAAGCCGCTGATCGCCGAACTCCCGCCGCGCGACCGGAAGATCCTCTCGCTGCGCTTCGTCGCCAATATGACGCAGTCCGAGATCGGCGAAGAGCTGGGCATCTCCCAGATGCACGTCTCCCGTCTGCTCTCCCGCACCCTCGTGCGGCTCCGCAAGGGGCTGATGGTCGAGGAGTGAGGGACCGCGGTCCCTGCCGGTCCGCGCGGCCGGCAGCCGCCCGCGCAAAGGAGGGCCTGCCCCGGGGTTGCTCGGGACGGGCCCTCTCTTGCTTGCCGGTGCGGAACGCCGTCCCGTACCGGTGCCGGAAGCCGTCCGCGCCGGCTCGGTGAGCCGGCGCGGAGATCACTGCGGCCGGGCGGGCGTCAGACGCGCACGCCCTTGTGCCACACGGCCGAGACGAGCGGGACGCCCGGCCGGTAGGCGAGGTGGACGTGCGAGGGCGCGTCCAGGAGGGCGAGGTCGGCGCGGGCGCCGGGCGCGATCCGTCCGACGTCCGTACGGCGCAGGGCGCGGGCGCCGCCCGCGGTCGCCGACCACACCGCCTCGTCGGGCGTCATCCCCATGTCGCGGACCGCCAGCGCGATGCAGAACGGCATGGAACTGGTGAAGGACGAGCCGGGGTTGCAGTCGGTGGACAGCGCGACGGTGGCGCCGGCGTCGAGCAGCGGGCGGGCGTCGGGCCACCGGGCGCGGGTGGAGAACTCGGCGCCCGGCAGGAGGGTGGCGACGGTGTCGGACTGCGCGAGGGCGTCGATGTCGGCCGGGCTGAGGTGGGTGCAGTGGTCGGCGGAGGCGGCGCCGAGTTCGACGGCGAGCTGGACGCCGGGGCCGTGGCCGAGCTGGTTGGCGTGCACCCGCGGTACCAGGCCCCTGGCCTTGCCCGCGGTGAGCACGGCGCGGGCCTGGTCGCCGTCGAAGGCCCCCCGCTCGCAGAAGACGTCCACCCAACGGGCGTGCGGGGCGCAGGCGTCCAGCATCGGGCCGGTCACCAGGTCGACGTAGCCGGCCGGGTCGTCGGCGTAGTCGGGCGAGACGATGTGCGCCCCGAGGAAGGTGACCTCGTCGGTGTGTTCGGCGGCGATGCGCAGCGCGCGGGCCTCGTCCTCGACGGTGAGCCCGTAGCCGGACTTGGTCTCCTGGGTGGTGGTGCCCTGGCGCAGCGCCTCGGCGAGGTAGCGGGCGACGGTGGCGTGCAGCGCCTCGTCGGTGGCGGCGCGGGTGGCGGCGACGGTGGTGCGGATGCCGCCGGCGGAGTACGGGCGGCCGGACATCCGGGCGTTGAACTCCGCGGTGCGGTCGCCGGCGAAGACCAGGTGGGAGTGGGAGTCGACGAAGCCGGGGATACCCGC
This portion of the Streptomyces sp. 2114.4 genome encodes:
- a CDS encoding GtrA family protein — encoded protein: MSERSALRSRLEVLVRELAKFGAVGGAGVVVNFVVFNLVRQLTEVPVVRASIIATVVATGTNYLGYRYFTYRDRDKQGRTKELTLFLLFSAVGLVIENGLLYVATYGFHWDSPLQSNVFKFLGIGFATLFRFWSYRTWVFRALPAREAVERAESFLADGSPRPHSASRK
- a CDS encoding response regulator transcription factor; its protein translation is MTRVLLAEDDASISEPLARALRREGYEVEVREDGPTALDAGIQGNIDLVVLDLGLPGMDGLEVARRLRNEGHSFPILVLTARADEVDTVVGLDAGADDYVTKPFRLAELLARVRALLRRGSTAEPQQPPATHGVRIDVESHRAWMGDEELQLTAKEFDLLRVLVRDAGRVVTRDQLMREVWDTTWWSSTKTLDMHISWLRKKLGDDAANPRYIATVRGVGFRFEKS
- a CDS encoding RNA polymerase sigma factor SigF is translated as MSPRLDELRTEDHRQPASSTPPSDPTEQIPSQLLPAESDLAGLTEIEGLPEIPPFDEVGPVDARALSKTLFERLETLEEGTHEFAYVRNTLVELNLALVKFAASRFRSRSEPMEDIVQVGTIGLIKAIDRFEISRGVEFPTFAMPTIVGEIKRFFRDTSWSVRVPRRLQELRLDLAKAGDELAQKLDRAPTVHELAARLDISRDEVVEGMAASNAYTASSLDAQPEEDDSEGALADRIGYEDHGLEGIEYVESLKPLIAELPPRDRKILSLRFVANMTQSEIGEELGISQMHVSRLLSRTLVRLRKGLMVEE
- a CDS encoding protease inhibitor I42 family protein encodes the protein MGKSGISGGSRKLVIVVAIAALLVALHSVFSQLSAPRVYDADDTEITVSAGDRFSVRVPDDPAGGYRWIIAEPRPDPAVLRAAGTHGGSGGPPPAAPGRYLAFEAVRPGRTDLRLLRCRRCGTGAADEKGARSLNFRVTVG
- a CDS encoding ATP-binding protein produces the protein MRRRLINSTLAVVLVVIAVFGVSLVIVETRTIQAGAQESVASEAVRLVGIVESRLGSGEKITPDILSEQITAKRYAKIKVPGKAPIEIGTRPSGDVIQSQVSGDRGESVTVQASRSMVSAEIGRTLLVILAVALLAIIAAVILAVRQGRRLTAPLTDLAETAERLGSGDPRPRHRRYGVQELDRVADVLDASAERIARMLTAERRLAADASHQLRTPLTALSMRLEEITVTDDPDTVKEEATIALAQVERLTDVVQRLLTNSRDPRSGSAVAFDLDEVVKQQIEEWRPAYRSAGRAIVRSGKKGLRAVGTPGAVAQVLATLIENSLMHGDGTVALRTRVTGNQAVVEVTDAGPGVPPDLGSRVFERTVSGRNSTGLGLAVARDLAEADGGRLELLQQHPPVFALFLAREAEPVEE
- a CDS encoding peptide MFS transporter, which translates into the protein MASSLTKDAAQQENPANGGKTFFGHPRGLATLFMTEMWERYSFYGMKALLPLYLIAPGGMHMQATTATAIYSVYMAMVYLLAMPGGWVADRFWGPRKTVAIGALVVIAGHITLALPSAASFFAGLVLVAIGSGLLKANISTMVGHLYDGPQDPRRDGGFTLFYIGINIGALLAPLSIGTVGESVNWHLGFTLAAVGMALGLAQFLLGTRHLSPESSVVAQPATDQEKASVLRKGLIWLAVAAVFYTLLGVTGNFADWALMPITIAGLVIPIAVLVRMKRDKELTELEQSKLSGYIWFFAVAAVFWMIYDQNGSTLSIFGENSTTNDLLGFHFPTSWYQSLNPLFIMALAPVVASAWLWLNKRDKEPSTAVKFASSLALIGISFAVFLIPLIDTAAHGGKVSPMWLVAIYFIQTVSELCLSPVGLSVTTKMAPAKYTSQMMGVWFLAVTAGDSVSGLLTSPQLNVNLNTAASVAVEAVFAVIAGLGIWTSRKRIKELMGSVN
- a CDS encoding STAS domain-containing protein, producing the protein MDRGTVGSASRGRLHVEIRHHGASAVVTVSGELDHHTADLLRESLDGCVDDGYARLVVDCSPLEFMDSTGLNVLLGARLKAEAEGGGVHLAGMQPVVARVFEITGAEAVFTVHDSLDAALAD
- a CDS encoding ATP-binding protein, with protein sequence MSTTRPYPPGDLGPEPGSAGASAAPAAATPVGQIRRLRLAGTRGAVARGRDFARQALHDWGWLPAASADRRAAAEDVLLVVSELVTNACLHAEGPEELRLRSTGKVLRLEVSDLGAGSPAPRSPHRPGRPGGHGMFIVQRLCLDWGVVRNADGTGKTVWAELAAPS
- a CDS encoding LPXTG cell wall anchor domain-containing protein translates to MARFYEQHGRRPGRAAGLAAAVAMAAGSAVMLTAPAAHAEVVDVNYQCKTPIGSKGAVSPIDITSTPGGGAYKLVMSFRKGVSSSPVELGKGAMKPSALITLGGAESGTVPVAGPPNDQAIPANTPIKISDLSGTYTPRGSGKVTFTASTLTIKALGTTTTCTPANHPKPSLTLDVKGTGSSGDASGSTGAAAAGGGSSGGQLPQTGPADSALALGTLGGTVLLAGAAGALWLTRRHQRV